From Topomyia yanbarensis strain Yona2022 chromosome 1, ASM3024719v1, whole genome shotgun sequence, one genomic window encodes:
- the LOC131677338 gene encoding uncharacterized protein LOC131677338, translated as MAPCIEIEPGRSTDSNSESDYDIIRDDESIEVINEVDDESWNNSRTSGSGLFDSFGTFSGTASNSDEIFRHGTIKFGDIVDVTNVRSSGSSVGVDVNDTVSVQFDKSTAEEIVPYETTSSVETGYISEEPSAAICTELKRPEKTVKDDSNVDVSGEQVNASSEECCKQSDIDKPGSDEIVDESDVSKHTYANSQSERDNDQLNMQAQLNNAEAQVAKVDHEMVSDGKFNIVGECNTEMNGSVQSCKQCEIDPSDNLDQTIINDRDILQTPINAQIDQNQDMSSEDACIEMTTKHLEEKQPSLKIVGKFRCADEQIKIKTPSPMRVDQLGYSARLKYGNILIKFYNEGSLMSADDNFLAKIELVTPLLLEETMNFGQAKEVFLQQLRIVKVLQDDLTNGRFNRQSALLAAVEKSLAMSTVEQQFAMNCIELSNILKDSRKELTYETLCHKIMQSSSLSEDLKQSAAIFNELEDRTLARNRLLTRFGFPQTESSDKNLVETIKQLLVSSFANYNNMLLEKAPKYLHDALKSLNQQQILLIRGNDIKLFTDLFATLNDDVFQKPLTDLADRWIANIKSINYQKSKQIFAQTNPIYFFLCKSLDELIVEISSRTDHLAKELLISNSSGWHPIKKISWKSESSLTKCLEREYYFIFKLLKHFELGSCANKKHFEYKVKLFNEPTQESMWKRFVTGTRKFFGNYEKPENFLDIADEFYVWYCLLDDALTHVLPGECQIDSFETIIQSYIDFLCEVSHDQLETLRVITHNTARFIVQTMPYITLEDSSLIDKQILQKQLDLINSNATRQILSSNNFRDLVDVFNVYWKNREDIIAAIPSKINLPEMASVKDRLLEIVLVAIEKNVASEEMVAFFRAYSDLLVDLNDVQFDWFVKKIDKQIKSFVDLALVEPVENKWINTENVSYRVINQEKFLKLVSILLDNVATPKHYVIEVVSTLLSYIQHQLNKTQWKSGETLSPTVQICTTNELIFAVRNSFLYLLEQPDYISFEQFYDERIKPFASAMDHSRSHRDFTNRIYLIKESFWYIRKQNEMDFEGALELFRGLNNEAEDQLLRKAYHQYNQSFQQFMQESGEDLSSKASKIAKKVLVLASKSPFKSWTETYKQEKLPEMLAGLAALWSVLVSKDVSSTGKYLTPHCIQILCILRLLSVDREGKGVAKHLAQVLTGQGKSLVLGLTAALFALTGHKPQIVCYNQYLVTRDESDFMPFFAILNINNDITYSTYDGMANALIAPVIDGRQMKLRDLITDMLLKNTVPGQSKFTLENRVNSVLLIDEVDVFFTKHFYGSVYCPLNRMMLQGLELIQQKIWSLTEYPLLTSEPIKQSIYEYIKSSDMAGQKDFQSFIARMKSYDLLIYVDGMVKTKRYTNRSLFDEHLCEMIKCAIEVKTASADQWSNYKLSNHGTILSRYREQFVNFHINSYYMVFNYFRLRGSDFSVKVGMDINYGYLTLDCGSISYAMLPKSYPLILGVSGTVTSLNQHEKDAIKDVYNIRELSTMPSFFGCSNLQFNPLADFQQLASKSEWLNAIFCRANAVLGAKRSVLVFFESDLQLNQFHAEYSGQFDRLNVLTEDTDAKQKVLFIDEAGVAKTITLATRGMGRGADYKSSVSIEKHGGLHVIQTFFSLDVKEEVQIKGRTARKDNRGSYELIVCQSDLERAGFLRKVCEVNYQTLDAARLALALKENEQILGDIVKGKNDHEVTMRYMQTFFTNH; from the coding sequence aTGGCTCCATGTATTGAAATCGAACCTGGTCGATCAACTGATAGCAATTCAGAAAGTGATTATGACATTATAAGAGATGACGAATCGATTGAAGTAATCAATGAAGTGGATGATGAATCATGGAACAATTCGCGTACATCCGGATCCGGGCTCTTTGATTCCTTTGGAACTTTCAGTGGAACGGCATCCAACTCGGACGAAATCTTTCGCCATGGTACCATCAAATTCGGCGATATTGTTGACGTAACCAATGTGAGGTCGAGTGGATCTTCTGTGGGAGTGGATGTGAATGACACCGTATCTGTCCAATTCGATAAATCTACAGCTGAAGAGATTGTTCCCTACGAAACTACTAGTTCGGTCGAAACCGGATACATATCGGAAGAACCGTCAGCGGCGATTTGTACCGAATTGAAAAGACCCGAAAAAACAGTGAAGGATGATAGTAACGTTGATGTTTCAGGAGAACAGGTAAATGCATCATCCGAAGAATGTTGTAAACAGTCGGATATCGACAAACCTGGATCGGATGAAATTGTGGACGAATCGGACGTTAGCAAGCATACATACGCAAACTCACAGAGCGAACGTGATAACGATCAGCTGAATATGCAAGCTCAGCTAAATAATGCTGAAGCGCAAGTAGCAAAAGTTGACCACGAAATGGTGAGCGATGGAAAATTCAACATTGTGGGCGAATGCAATACAGAGATGAATGGTTCGGTTCAGTCGTGCAAACAATGTGAAATCGACCCATCTGACAATCTAGACCAGACAATAATCAACGATCGGGACATTCTGCAAACACCTATCAATGCGCAGATTGATCAAAACCAGGATATGTCCAGTGAAGACGCTTGCATCGAGATGACTACTAAACATTTGGAGGAGAAACAGCCTTCACTCAAAATAGTGGGCAAATTTCGATGCGCAGATGAACAGATCAAAATTAAAACTCCGTCACCGATGAGAGTTGATCAGTTAGGCTATTCCGCTCGACTCAAATACGGAAATATATTGATTAAATTTTACAACGAAGGCAGTCTAATGTCCGCTGATGACAATTTCTTGGCGAAAATAGAACTAGTCACACCGCTACTGCTCGAGGAAACGATGAACTTCGGTCAGGCAAAGGAGGTTTTTCTGCAGCAGCTCCGGATTGTGAAAGTCCTACAGGATGATCTGACGAATGGTAGATTTAATCGTCAATCGGCACTTCTCGCCGCCGTAGAGAAATCTTTGGCAATGTCAACGGTTGAACAGCAGTTTGCAATGAATTGTATTGAATTGTCCAATATTTTGAAGGATTCGCGGAAGGAATTAACCTACGAAACCTTGTGCCACAAAATTATGCAAAGTTCGTCGCTATCCGAAGACCTGAAGCAATCAGCTGCGATTTTTAATGAATTGGAAGATCGAACTCTTGCTAGGAATCGATTGTTGACCCGTTTCGGGTTCCCGCAGACCGAATCATCGGATAAGAATTTAGTTGAAACGATTAAGCAGCTGCTTGTATCATCTTTCGCAAACTACAACAATATGCTGCTGGAAAAAGCTCCAAAATATCTGCACGATGCACTCAAAAGTTTAAATCAACAACAGATTCTGCTCATCCGAGGGAATGATATAAAACTGTTCACCGATTTGTTTGCAACTCTTAACGATGACGTTTTCCAGAAGCCCCTGACGGATCTCGCCGACCGGTGGATAGCCAATATTAAGTCGATAAATTACCAGAAATCGAAACAGATTTTCGCACAAACCAAtccaatttatttctttttgtGCAAGAGTTTGGATGAGTTAATCGTCGAGATTAGTAGCAGAACCGATCATTTGGCAAAAGAGCTACTAATCAGCAACAGCTCCGGATGGCATCCGATCAAGAAGATTAGCTGGAAGTCGGAGAGTTCTCTGACAAAATGTCTTGAACGGGAATACTACTTCATCTTTAAGTTGCTAAAACATTTCGAACTGGGTTCGTGCGCCAACAAAAAACACTTCGAATACAAGGTGAAGCTGTTTAACGAACCAACGCAGGAATCTATGTGGAAAAGGTTTGTGACAGGCACCAGAAAGTTTTTCGGAAATTACGAAAAGCCAGAGAATTTCCTGGACATTGCTGATGAGTTCTACGTGTGGTACTGTCTGCTGGATGATGCGCTTACTCATGTTCTCCCCGGCGAATGCCAGATAGACAGTTTCGAAACCATAATTCAAAGTTACATAGATTTCCTTTGTGAAGTCAGCCACGATCAGTTGGAAACTTTGCGAGTCATCACCCACAACACGGCTCGCTTCATCGTACAGACAATGCCTTACATAACACTGGAGGACAGCTCGCTGATCGACAAACAGATCTTACAAAAGCAACTTGATCTTATCAACTCAAACGCCACCAGACAGATTCTGTCGTCAAACAATTTTCGTGATTTAGTTGATGTCTTCAATGTTTACTGGAAAAACAGAGAAGATATCATTGCTGCTATTCCTTCCAAGATTAATCTACCGGAGATGGCATCTGTAAAGGATCGTTTGTTGGAAATCGTCCTGGTGGCAATCGAAAAGAACGTCGCTTCGGAGGAGATGGTTGCCTTCTTTCGAGCGTACAGCGATTTGTTGGTCGATCTTAACGATGTCCAGTTCGATTGGTTTGTTAAGAAAATAGATAAACAAATTAAATCGTTTGTTGATCTGGCGCTCGTCGAACCAGTTGAGAACAAGTGGATAAACACGGAAAATGTATCCTATCGTGTCATCAACCAGGAGAAGTTCCTCAAACTAGTATCTATACTGCTTGACAATGTTGCAACACCAAAGCATTATGTAATCGAGGTTGTATCTACTCTGCTTTCGTACATCCAACATCAGCTCAATAAAACCCAATGGAAATCCGGCGAAACTCTATCGCCAACAGTGCAGATCTGCACTACGAACGAATTAATATTTGCCGTGCGCAACTCTTTTCTTTACCTACTAGAACAACCGGATTACATTTCTTTCGAACAGTTCTACGACGAAAGAATCAAACCCTTTGCAAGCGCCATGGACCATAGCCGATCTCATCGGGACTTTACCAATCGGATTTATCTTATCAAGGAGTCTTTCTGGTACATCCGCAAGCAAAATGAAATGGACTTCGAAGGAGCTTTGGAACTCTTCCGCGGGTTAAACAACGAAGCAGAGGATCAACTGCTGCGAAAGGCCTATCACCAGTACAACCAGAGTTTCCAACAATTTATGCAAGAGTCCGGAGAAGATCTTTCCAGTAAAGCATCTAAGATTGCCAAAAAGGTCTTAGTACTCGCCTCCAAATCACCCTTCAAAAGCTGGACCGAAACCTACAAGCAAGAAAAACTTCCGGAAATGTTGGCAGGACTAGCGGCCCTATGGTCCGTTCTTGTCTCGAAAGATGTCTCCAGTACGGGAAAGTATCTAACTCCACATTGTATTCAAATCCTCTGCATTCTGAGATTGCTGAGCGTTGATCGAGAAGGGAAAGGAGTTGCAAAACATCTGGCACAGGTTCTAACTGGTCAGGGAAAATCTCTAGTGTTGGGATTGACGGCTGCCCTGTTTGCTCTGACGGGTCACAAACCGCAGATTGTTTGCTATAATCAATATCTGGTTACTAGAGATGAATCTGATTTCATGccattttttgccattctcaataTAAACAATGACATCACCTACAGCACGTACGATGGAATGGCAAATGCGTTAATTGCTCCTGTCATCGATGGACGCCAAATGAAATTGCGAGACCTAATAACGGATATGCTGCTGAAGAACACGGTCCCTGGACAGAGCAAATTTACTTTAGAGAATCGTGTGAACTCAGTACTGCTAATTGATGAGGTGGATGTGTTCTTCACCAAGCACTTCTATGGTAGCGTTTATTGCCCCCTGAACCGAATGATGTTGCAAGGGTTGGAGCTCATTCAACAAAAAATTTGGAGCCTTACGGAATACCCCCTACTTACTTCCGAGCCTataaaacaaagtatttacgaatACATCAAGTCATCCGATATGGCAGGACAGAAAGATTTTCAAAGTTTCATTGCTAGGATGAAATCGTACGATCTATTGATTTATGTGGACGGAATGGTAAAGACGAAAAGGTACACCAATCGCAGCTTGTTTGACGAACATCTCTGTGAAATGATTAAATGCGCTATTGAGGTTAAGACCGCTTCGGCAGATCAGTGGTCAAATTATAAACTTAGCAATCATGGAACCATTCTCAGTAGATACAGAGAACAATTCGTAAACTTCCACATTAACAGTTACTACATGGTATTCAATTATTTCCGTCTACGTGGGTCCGACTTTTCCGTTAAAGTAGGAATGGACATTAACTACGGTTACCTTACCCTGGACTGTGGTTCCATCTCCTACGCAATGCTGCCAAAGAGCTATCCTCTTATACTAGGCGTCTCCGGTACCGTTACGTCGCTAAACCAGCATGAAAAGGATGCTATCAAGGACGTTTACAATATTCGTGAACTATCTACCATGCCATCATTTTTCGGTTGCTCTAACCTTCAGTTCAACCCGTTGGCCGACTTTCAGCAGCTGGCCAGTAAATCGGAATGGTTAAATGCCATTTTCTGTCGAGCGAACGCGGTACTCGGTGCCAAACGATCGGTGCTGGTATTTTTCGAATCGGACTTGCAGTTGAACCAATTCCATGCGGAATACTCTGGTCAATTCGATCGGTTGAATGTTCTGACGGAGGATACTGATGCGAAGCAAAAAGTGCTGTTTATTGACGAGGCAGGTGTTGCCAAAACTATCACTCTAGCAACGCGCGGAATGGGACGCGGCGCGGACTACAAATCCAGTGTCTCCATTGAAAAGCACGGCGGCTTGCACGTGATCCAAACGTTCTTCTCGCTGGATGTTAAGGAAGAAGTTCAGATCAAAGGTCGCACAGCGCGCAAAGACAACCGAGGAAGTTACGAGTTGATCGTCTGCCAGAGTGATCTGGAGAGGGCCGGATTCCTGCGGAAGGTATGCGAAGTTAACTACCAAACACTTGATGCAGCCAGGCTAGCTTTAGCTTTGAAAGAGAACGAGCAAATCTTGGGAGATATTGTTAAGGGGAAAAACGATCACGAGGTGACGATGCGGTACatgcaaactttttttaccaaccaTTGA